A region from the Myxococcus stipitatus genome encodes:
- a CDS encoding GDSL-type esterase/lipase family protein — MAAHHTVSAFPGKRGASPGASGAWPPPRRPPVRPPDEGTAGSGGSFDPPPKSQSHAALLDFLKARSTGLTLALAVALALGLSLAPIPKAWRPLPSLQDAPLKQQLVALVVPASFTGGRAARPPEDVATAGTTTTAPPKVEEEDPDAGTAVAELPPDLPVVPTTPGIGLEELSAPTLARAMELEALRERMSAQHVDIELNCRKARADGSCEEDGLAPFHRALSELRADTRRSPVRVVHLGDSLVASDYITDVVRDRLQERFGSGGKGFLFITRPASAGRWTRSGRGSDGWEIARLVDTQWPRDRVGWTGVAFTAGGGSQSTRYDVEGSRVAELFFLAQPSSGSVQLSVDGRPLQKVQTRGFSKTKSEAAFARVSLPEGAKTLTLTTSGKVELHGVTLETGTPGVIYDTVGLLGGMAEVYLRAQPAAFRAQLRQRKPSLVVLMVGGNEAFFYSRERTTLEEVRAQMKELVSRVRANVPDAACLVMSPIDAGVRTMGGELVPRRGSKEVSDIFREEARLGGCAFWDAYTAMGGEGAALRWLEAGLMLEDLVHPRAKGSDLLGHLFDLALQRSFAKSRAPLVPVADPPGLRDADTALAKTFARLRRREEGEPLRVGISQLGASHTAAHYFTDAVREVLAKRFGDAGRGFIAAGKSSPRLEGAKVARQLEGEWKVEDALEAPPGGLWGLTGIRAVGAPGAKLRIEFCKGCPDGKAPSGRLDLYAMDVPDTASPEIRVDGEALPPDAPPPEPLTAPTVRIRSFPVTGPSHSVEVVAAQGGGTTVLGASLEYDTPGVVLDALGLPGATAFTLRDMDAAAVDAQLTSRRPDLLVFWYGTNEAGLADLDAATLRRDYAALIARLRKATNAECLLMGPTDRLEKDASGRWKEAPALTAVLDTLPQVARDAGCAYWSPRAAMGGERAMLRWQRAQPVLGNPDGVHLTPEGYERLAGAFARDLLSAYEARKKGEPTARMEGN, encoded by the coding sequence ATGGCCGCGCACCATACCGTTTCGGCCTTTCCTGGAAAGAGGGGTGCGTCCCCGGGGGCCTCCGGGGCGTGGCCCCCACCCCGCCGCCCGCCCGTCCGCCCCCCGGACGAAGGAACGGCCGGAAGCGGCGGGAGTTTTGACCCGCCCCCAAAAAGCCAGTCTCATGCCGCGCTGTTGGACTTCCTCAAGGCCAGATCCACCGGGCTGACCCTCGCCCTCGCCGTCGCGTTGGCGTTGGGGCTGTCGCTTGCCCCCATTCCCAAGGCGTGGCGCCCGCTTCCGAGTCTCCAGGACGCGCCGTTGAAGCAGCAACTGGTCGCGCTGGTGGTGCCCGCGTCCTTCACCGGCGGCCGCGCGGCGCGGCCGCCCGAGGACGTGGCCACGGCGGGGACGACGACCACGGCGCCGCCCAAGGTCGAGGAGGAGGACCCGGACGCCGGGACGGCCGTGGCAGAGCTGCCGCCGGACCTGCCGGTGGTGCCCACCACGCCGGGCATCGGCCTGGAGGAGCTGAGCGCGCCCACGCTGGCGCGGGCCATGGAGCTGGAGGCGCTGCGCGAGCGGATGAGCGCCCAGCACGTGGACATCGAGCTCAACTGCCGCAAGGCGCGCGCGGATGGGAGCTGCGAGGAGGACGGGCTGGCCCCCTTCCACCGCGCCCTCTCGGAGCTGCGCGCGGACACCCGCCGCTCGCCCGTGCGCGTGGTGCACCTGGGCGACTCGCTGGTGGCGTCGGACTACATCACGGACGTGGTGCGCGACCGGCTCCAGGAGCGCTTCGGCTCGGGCGGCAAGGGCTTCCTCTTCATCACCCGTCCAGCCAGCGCGGGCCGCTGGACGCGCTCGGGGCGCGGCTCGGACGGCTGGGAGATTGCGCGCCTGGTGGACACCCAGTGGCCGCGCGACAGGGTGGGTTGGACGGGCGTGGCCTTCACCGCCGGCGGCGGCTCGCAGAGCACGCGCTATGACGTGGAGGGCTCGCGCGTGGCGGAGCTGTTCTTCCTCGCCCAGCCCTCCAGCGGCTCCGTGCAGCTGTCGGTGGACGGCCGTCCGCTCCAGAAGGTGCAGACGCGCGGCTTCTCCAAGACGAAGTCGGAGGCGGCCTTCGCGCGGGTGAGCCTGCCCGAGGGCGCGAAGACGCTGACGCTCACCACCTCCGGCAAGGTGGAGCTGCACGGCGTGACGCTGGAGACGGGCACGCCGGGCGTCATCTACGACACGGTGGGCCTGCTCGGCGGCATGGCGGAGGTGTACCTGCGCGCCCAGCCCGCGGCCTTCCGCGCGCAGCTGCGGCAGCGCAAGCCGTCCCTGGTGGTGCTGATGGTGGGCGGCAACGAGGCGTTCTTCTACTCGCGCGAGCGCACCACGCTGGAGGAGGTGCGCGCGCAGATGAAGGAGCTGGTGTCGCGCGTGCGCGCCAATGTCCCGGACGCGGCGTGCCTCGTCATGTCGCCCATCGACGCGGGCGTGCGCACCATGGGCGGCGAGCTGGTGCCGCGCCGGGGTTCGAAGGAGGTCTCCGACATCTTCCGCGAGGAGGCGCGCCTGGGTGGCTGCGCCTTCTGGGACGCGTACACCGCCATGGGTGGCGAGGGCGCGGCGCTGCGGTGGCTGGAGGCGGGGCTGATGCTGGAGGACCTGGTCCACCCGCGCGCGAAGGGCTCGGACCTGCTGGGCCACCTCTTCGACCTGGCGCTCCAGCGCAGCTTCGCGAAGTCGCGCGCGCCGCTCGTGCCGGTGGCGGACCCGCCCGGGCTGCGGGACGCGGACACCGCGCTGGCGAAGACGTTCGCCCGGCTGCGCCGCCGCGAGGAGGGCGAGCCGCTGCGCGTGGGAATCTCCCAGCTGGGCGCGTCCCACACGGCGGCCCACTACTTCACGGACGCGGTGCGCGAGGTGCTGGCGAAGCGCTTCGGCGACGCGGGCCGGGGCTTCATCGCCGCCGGAAAGTCCTCGCCGCGTCTGGAGGGCGCGAAGGTGGCCCGCCAGCTCGAGGGCGAATGGAAGGTGGAGGACGCGCTCGAGGCCCCGCCCGGTGGGCTGTGGGGGCTGACCGGCATCCGCGCCGTGGGCGCGCCGGGCGCGAAGCTGCGCATCGAGTTCTGCAAGGGCTGCCCGGACGGGAAGGCGCCCTCGGGGCGGCTGGACCTGTACGCCATGGACGTGCCGGACACGGCCTCGCCGGAGATTCGCGTGGACGGGGAGGCGCTGCCGCCGGACGCGCCGCCGCCCGAACCGCTCACCGCGCCCACCGTGCGCATCCGCTCCTTCCCCGTCACCGGCCCCTCGCACAGCGTGGAGGTCGTCGCGGCCCAGGGCGGCGGCACCACCGTGCTGGGCGCGTCGCTGGAGTACGACACGCCGGGCGTGGTGCTGGACGCGCTGGGGCTGCCAGGGGCCACGGCCTTCACGCTGCGGGACATGGACGCGGCGGCGGTGGACGCGCAGCTCACCTCGCGGCGGCCGGACCTGCTCGTGTTCTGGTACGGCACCAACGAGGCGGGGCTGGCGGACCTGGACGCGGCGACGCTGCGCCGGGACTACGCCGCCCTCATCGCCCGCCTGCGCAAGGCCACCAACGCGGAGTGCCTGCTGATGGGGCCCACCGACCGGCTGGAGAAGGACGCGAGCGGCCGTTGGAAGGAGGCGCCCGCGCTGACGGCCGTCCTCGACACGCTGCCCCAGGTGGCCCGGGACGCGGGCTGCGCGTACTGGTCGCCCCGGGCGGCCATGGGCGGAGAGCGGGCCATGTTGCGGTGGCAGCGCGCGCAGCCGGTGCTCGGCAACCCCGACGGCGTGCACCTGACGCCGGAGGGCTACGAGCGGCTGGCGGGCGCGTTCGCGCGCGACCTGCTGTCGGCCTACGAGGCGCGCAAGAAGGGCGAACCCACCGCGCGGATGGAGGGCAACTGA
- a CDS encoding NUDIX hydrolase codes for MSVESLFQALEARLASRPARDVDLPGFVLREASVLVPLFERDGVPHMLFTRRPATIRTHANQYSYPGGGRDAEDLTPLHTALRETEEELGIDRSGVRVLGMLDEVPTISQYRIRPFVGVIPGDGKYVPSPEEVAFILEVPLVNLLDPAILRIEKKEVLGAQRDLYFYTYDSHVIWGATARILRDFLTQVAQVPGVEAMLGGAR; via the coding sequence GTGAGCGTGGAGTCGCTGTTCCAGGCGTTGGAGGCTCGGCTGGCGTCACGCCCGGCGCGCGACGTGGACCTCCCGGGCTTCGTGCTGCGCGAGGCGTCCGTGCTCGTGCCGCTGTTCGAGCGCGACGGCGTGCCCCACATGCTCTTCACCCGCCGCCCCGCGACCATCCGCACCCACGCCAACCAGTACAGCTATCCGGGGGGTGGCCGCGACGCGGAGGACCTGACGCCGCTGCACACGGCATTGCGCGAGACCGAGGAGGAGCTGGGCATCGACCGGAGCGGCGTGCGCGTGCTGGGCATGCTGGACGAGGTGCCCACCATCTCCCAGTACCGCATCCGCCCCTTCGTCGGCGTCATCCCGGGCGACGGCAAGTACGTCCCCAGCCCCGAGGAGGTGGCCTTCATCCTCGAGGTGCCGCTGGTGAACCTGCTCGACCCGGCCATCCTCCGCATCGAGAAGAAGGAAGTGCTCGGGGCCCAGCGGGACCTGTACTTCTACACGTACGACTCGCACGTCATCTGGGGCGCGACCGCGCGCATCCTCCGCGACTTCCTCACCCAGGTGGCGCAGGTGCCCGGGGTGGAGGCGATGCTGGGCGGGGCTCGCTAG
- a CDS encoding YchJ family protein, translating into MPPAPPCPCCSGLRYRECCAPFHRGEAEAPDAERLMRSRYAAFAQREAAYLWKTLHPDHPDRARPQEEVLRELRDFARAHQYPKLVVMDRRPPDANGVAQVLFFAKVFEKGKERSFVERSYFRHDGTGWRYHSGDTRMPRDLPVPPEALTLDTFPE; encoded by the coding sequence ATGCCCCCTGCCCCACCCTGCCCCTGCTGCTCCGGCCTGCGCTACCGCGAGTGCTGCGCCCCCTTCCACCGTGGCGAGGCGGAAGCGCCCGACGCCGAGCGCCTGATGCGCAGCCGCTACGCCGCGTTCGCCCAGCGCGAGGCGGCCTACCTGTGGAAGACCCTCCACCCGGACCACCCCGACCGCGCCCGGCCCCAGGAGGAGGTCTTGCGCGAACTGCGCGACTTCGCCCGCGCCCACCAGTACCCCAAGCTGGTGGTGATGGACCGCAGGCCCCCGGACGCGAACGGCGTCGCCCAGGTCCTCTTCTTCGCCAAGGTGTTCGAGAAGGGGAAGGAGCGCTCCTTCGTGGAACGCTCCTACTTCCGCCATGACGGCACCGGCTGGCGCTACCACTCCGGGGACACGCGCATGCCCCGCGACCTGCCCGTCCCTCCCGAAGCACTGACGCTCGACACCTTCCCGGAGTGA
- a CDS encoding mannose-1-phosphate guanylyltransferase → MALYPVIMAGGSGTRFWPLSRQARPKQFLPLASKQPLITDTAGRLKGLSPVKNTFIVCGPQHARNAAKLVKGLPKGNLLVEPVARNTAPAIALAAVVVAARDPKGILAVLPSDHHMADVAAFKATLAEAARIAEGGHIVTLGIKPHGPETGYGYIQVGDALAGGGQAVKAFKEKPDLETARQYVSSGEYLWNGGIFVFRADVILDAFAKHMPEMKKGLAALQQAVGKRTFGAVLKKVFPKLPSISIDYGVMEKASNIAVLPGDFGWSDVGSFAAIPEVRPADAKGNVVSGDAAVVVDCERCVILADKRPLAVVGLSDVVVVDSGDAVLVVPREKSQDVRKVVEALKARKLQKYL, encoded by the coding sequence ATGGCCCTCTACCCCGTCATCATGGCCGGTGGTTCCGGCACGCGCTTCTGGCCGCTGTCGCGTCAGGCGCGTCCCAAGCAGTTCCTCCCGCTGGCCTCGAAGCAGCCGCTCATCACCGACACGGCGGGCCGCCTCAAGGGCCTGTCCCCGGTGAAGAACACCTTCATCGTGTGCGGTCCCCAGCACGCGAGGAACGCGGCGAAGCTGGTGAAGGGCCTGCCCAAGGGGAACCTGCTGGTGGAGCCGGTGGCCCGCAACACGGCGCCGGCCATCGCGCTGGCGGCGGTGGTGGTGGCCGCCAGGGACCCGAAGGGCATCCTCGCGGTGCTGCCCTCCGACCACCACATGGCGGACGTGGCGGCCTTCAAGGCCACGCTGGCGGAGGCGGCCCGCATCGCCGAGGGCGGCCACATCGTCACGTTGGGCATCAAGCCCCACGGCCCGGAGACGGGCTACGGCTACATCCAGGTGGGGGACGCGCTCGCGGGCGGTGGCCAGGCGGTGAAGGCGTTCAAGGAGAAGCCCGACCTGGAGACGGCGCGCCAGTACGTGTCCTCCGGCGAGTACCTGTGGAACGGCGGCATCTTCGTCTTCCGCGCGGACGTCATCCTCGACGCGTTCGCCAAGCACATGCCGGAGATGAAGAAGGGGCTGGCCGCGCTCCAGCAGGCGGTGGGCAAGCGGACGTTCGGCGCGGTGCTGAAGAAGGTGTTCCCCAAGCTGCCGTCCATCTCCATCGACTACGGCGTCATGGAGAAGGCGTCGAACATCGCGGTGCTGCCGGGAGACTTCGGCTGGTCGGACGTGGGCTCGTTCGCGGCGATTCCGGAGGTGCGGCCGGCGGACGCGAAGGGCAACGTGGTGTCCGGCGACGCGGCGGTGGTGGTGGACTGCGAGCGCTGCGTCATCCTCGCGGACAAGCGGCCCCTGGCGGTGGTGGGCCTGTCCGACGTGGTGGTGGTGGACTCGGGCGACGCGGTGCTCGTGGTGCCGCGCGAGAAGAGCCAGGACGTGCGCAAGGTGGTGGAGGCGCTCAAGGCCCGCAAGCTCCAGAAGTACCTGTAG
- a CDS encoding serine/threonine-protein kinase, which produces MACRHCAVEHAAGTSCPGSFSRAASLEGQRHGPLLLRSVVGSGTLGTVYLAEHPPSGHRFAVKVLHPHLASRPLVRSRFLAEARALRGLVHRNVARVLDARRGPGGLPCLLMEYAEGERFSQLPVPLPAAEVVELLDQALDALEAAHARGLVHGDVSADNLVLGWDARGWRRVKLLDFGANAVLSASLSEEERACGMVVGSPAFIAPEQWAGEAVDGRADLYALGVVGYLLATGRLPFGFGRVGTLAAAPPHQLEPRVPEALSRVLLRALAQRPEERFASAREFREALGAVPGTSTSPRRTRTSKGTLSLFGQVVPEDGATPLHVALLDAAHGREEAGPPVSGPRVAAPEGLGVRLGLGRDAELVRVTVGDVTVDGFFAHWVGPLPPLAAQVPVELSFQGSVVACDCDVVRHVTVEEARAWEGASGLCVQFASEAARRLLGQALGVQGVPRGGPDAEPVPDGELARLLARAAVVMKDPYALLGASRGEDFEGVRRRVSATLRRLSAFGQRRLPTGQRRALEVLRRQVELAGRTLGEPLARVGFDAVRGNLAGVSRCVEAGLTDERVEPLRKAFLEARPLAESRARALFTQGHALEVGHSLEEALTRYAEALALDPLNTSWLRHYQDLRARTRAVSVALDPVEAPTASF; this is translated from the coding sequence ATGGCATGCAGGCACTGCGCGGTGGAGCACGCGGCTGGCACTTCCTGTCCCGGCAGCTTCTCGCGGGCCGCTTCGCTGGAGGGCCAGCGGCATGGGCCGCTGCTGCTGCGGTCGGTGGTCGGGTCGGGCACGCTGGGCACGGTGTACCTGGCCGAGCACCCGCCGTCGGGGCATCGCTTCGCGGTGAAGGTGCTGCATCCGCACCTGGCGTCGCGGCCGCTGGTGCGCTCGCGCTTCCTGGCGGAGGCGCGGGCGCTGCGAGGGCTGGTGCACCGCAACGTGGCCCGGGTGCTCGACGCGCGGCGCGGGCCCGGCGGCCTGCCGTGCCTGTTGATGGAGTACGCGGAAGGGGAGCGCTTCTCCCAGCTGCCGGTGCCGCTGCCCGCGGCGGAGGTGGTGGAGCTGCTGGACCAGGCCCTGGACGCGCTGGAGGCGGCGCACGCGCGGGGGCTGGTGCACGGGGACGTGTCCGCGGACAACCTCGTGCTGGGGTGGGACGCGCGCGGGTGGCGGCGGGTGAAGCTGCTCGACTTCGGGGCGAACGCGGTGCTCTCCGCCAGCCTCTCCGAGGAGGAGCGCGCGTGCGGCATGGTGGTGGGCTCGCCGGCGTTCATCGCGCCGGAGCAGTGGGCGGGCGAGGCGGTGGACGGGCGCGCGGACCTGTACGCGTTGGGGGTGGTGGGCTACCTGCTGGCGACGGGGCGGCTGCCCTTCGGATTCGGGCGGGTGGGGACGCTGGCCGCGGCGCCGCCGCACCAGCTCGAGCCCCGCGTGCCGGAGGCGCTCTCGCGGGTGTTGTTGCGCGCGCTGGCGCAGCGGCCGGAGGAGCGCTTCGCGTCGGCGCGGGAGTTCCGGGAGGCGCTGGGGGCGGTGCCAGGGACTTCGACGTCGCCGCGGCGGACGCGGACGTCGAAGGGGACGCTGTCGCTCTTCGGACAGGTGGTGCCGGAGGACGGGGCCACGCCGCTGCACGTGGCGCTGCTGGACGCGGCACACGGGCGGGAGGAGGCGGGGCCGCCGGTGTCCGGTCCGCGCGTGGCGGCGCCCGAGGGGTTGGGGGTGCGGCTGGGGTTGGGGCGGGACGCGGAGCTGGTGCGGGTGACGGTGGGGGACGTGACGGTGGACGGCTTCTTCGCGCACTGGGTCGGGCCGTTGCCGCCGCTGGCCGCGCAGGTGCCGGTGGAGCTGTCCTTCCAGGGGAGCGTGGTGGCGTGTGACTGCGACGTCGTCCGCCACGTGACGGTGGAGGAGGCGCGCGCGTGGGAAGGGGCCTCCGGACTGTGCGTGCAGTTCGCGAGCGAGGCGGCGCGGCGGTTGCTCGGGCAGGCGCTGGGCGTCCAGGGCGTGCCGCGCGGTGGACCGGACGCGGAGCCGGTGCCGGACGGGGAGCTGGCGCGGCTGCTGGCGCGGGCGGCGGTGGTGATGAAGGACCCGTATGCGTTGCTCGGGGCGTCGCGGGGCGAGGACTTCGAGGGGGTGCGCCGGCGGGTGAGCGCGACGCTGCGTCGGCTGAGCGCGTTCGGGCAGCGGCGGTTGCCCACCGGACAGCGCAGGGCGCTGGAGGTGTTGCGGCGCCAGGTGGAGCTGGCGGGCAGGACGCTGGGGGAGCCCCTGGCGCGGGTGGGCTTCGATGCGGTGCGCGGCAACCTGGCGGGGGTGTCGCGGTGCGTGGAGGCGGGGCTGACCGACGAGCGGGTGGAGCCGTTGCGCAAGGCGTTCCTGGAGGCCCGGCCGCTGGCGGAGTCGCGGGCGCGGGCGCTGTTCACGCAGGGCCACGCGCTGGAGGTGGGCCACTCGCTGGAGGAGGCCCTGACGCGGTACGCGGAGGCGCTGGCGTTGGATCCGCTCAACACGAGCTGGCTGCGGCACTACCAGGACCTGCGGGCCCGCACACGGGCGGTGTCCGTCGCCCTGGACCCGGTGGAGGCGCCGACCGCGTCGTTCTGA
- a CDS encoding GNAT family N-acetyltransferase — protein sequence MSSRVPVDADLARRIERAQAEQNRGATPAQGVLEIAGGLALFNGPGSPLTQAIALALDGPIDAATLDRVEAHLGQGGGPVPIELTPFTHPSLAQELARRGYRVAEFQQVFARALPGAPLPAHAAEVRPIQPGEAELFARTVGQGFLGREELTDDEATLMLSAATMPGTTCFLARVGGEPAGGGTAAVHDGVATLSGTGVRERFRGQGLQQALITTRLEWALRQGCTLASSSTHPGTPSQRNMERLGFFVAYPKLVMVRDTPSV from the coding sequence ATGTCTTCCCGTGTCCCCGTGGACGCGGACCTGGCCCGGCGCATCGAGCGGGCCCAGGCCGAGCAGAACCGCGGCGCCACGCCCGCCCAGGGCGTCCTCGAAATCGCCGGAGGGCTGGCGCTCTTCAACGGCCCGGGCTCACCGCTCACCCAGGCCATCGCGCTGGCGCTCGACGGCCCCATCGACGCGGCGACGCTCGACCGCGTGGAGGCGCACCTCGGACAGGGCGGCGGCCCGGTCCCCATCGAGCTGACGCCCTTCACGCACCCCTCGCTCGCCCAGGAGCTGGCGCGCCGAGGCTACCGCGTGGCCGAGTTCCAGCAGGTCTTCGCGCGCGCCCTGCCCGGCGCGCCGCTTCCCGCCCACGCTGCGGAGGTCCGCCCCATCCAACCGGGCGAGGCGGAGCTGTTCGCGCGCACGGTGGGCCAGGGGTTCCTGGGGCGCGAGGAGCTGACCGACGACGAGGCCACGCTCATGCTCTCCGCCGCGACGATGCCCGGGACGACGTGCTTCCTCGCCCGTGTCGGCGGTGAACCCGCGGGAGGCGGCACGGCGGCCGTGCACGACGGCGTCGCGACCCTGTCCGGCACGGGCGTACGCGAGCGCTTCCGGGGGCAAGGGCTGCAACAGGCGCTCATCACCACGCGGCTGGAGTGGGCCCTGCGTCAGGGTTGCACGTTGGCGTCGAGCAGCACGCATCCGGGCACGCCGTCGCAGCGCAACATGGAGCGACTGGGGTTCTTCGTCGCCTACCCCAAGCTGGTGATGGTGCGCGACACGCCGAGCGTCTAG
- a CDS encoding MBOAT family O-acyltransferase: protein MLSHSLQYLVFVITVFALYWAVHRQYWPRLLTLLIASVYFYAAFTPFPLIIFLVGVAVDHALVKGMARWESPGVRKLLVTLSVVSNLGLLAGFKYLEMLRQTALALLAPWGIEVRTEPFSLLMPVGLSFYVFQAISYTVDVYRGKASAEHNILEHLLYMLFFPRVVSGPIVRASDLMARFRDVPTLTPDDGGRAMFRIAVGLVKKLVIADVLGSGIVDPVFAAPEKYASAECVVAAIAYTFELYYDFSGYSDIALGVAALFGFKFPENFNRPYLAKNLGEFWNRWHMSLSTWLRDYLYRPLGGNRVSKPRVLFNLMTVMVLGGLWHGADWRFAVWGAVHGVALGVLRCWEWTVGKPEKPGIPRVAVGMLATFTIVVLTRVVFRAPDMTHAGGFYARMLAGVPGIANVSPLVWGMLAAAVFFHATPMKLYTTASELFVRLPVPVRAVAIVLLGLGIRHLSAVETRPYVYLQF from the coding sequence GTGCTGTCTCACAGCCTCCAGTACCTCGTCTTCGTCATCACGGTCTTCGCCCTGTACTGGGCCGTGCACCGTCAGTACTGGCCGCGCCTGCTGACGCTGCTGATCGCGAGCGTCTACTTCTACGCGGCCTTCACGCCCTTCCCGCTCATCATCTTCCTGGTGGGCGTGGCGGTGGACCACGCGCTGGTGAAGGGCATGGCGCGCTGGGAGTCGCCCGGCGTGCGCAAGCTGCTCGTCACGCTGTCGGTCGTCTCCAACCTGGGCCTGCTCGCGGGCTTCAAATACCTGGAGATGTTGCGGCAGACGGCGCTGGCGCTGCTGGCGCCGTGGGGCATCGAGGTGCGCACCGAGCCGTTCAGCCTGCTGATGCCGGTGGGCCTGTCGTTCTACGTCTTCCAGGCCATCAGCTACACGGTGGACGTGTACCGTGGGAAGGCGAGCGCCGAGCACAACATCCTCGAGCACCTGCTCTACATGCTGTTCTTCCCGCGCGTGGTGAGCGGCCCCATCGTCCGCGCGTCGGACCTGATGGCGCGCTTCCGCGACGTGCCCACGCTCACGCCGGACGACGGCGGGCGGGCGATGTTCCGCATCGCCGTGGGCCTGGTGAAGAAGCTGGTCATCGCGGACGTGCTGGGCAGCGGAATCGTCGACCCGGTGTTCGCGGCGCCGGAGAAGTACGCCTCCGCCGAGTGCGTCGTCGCGGCCATCGCCTACACCTTCGAGCTCTACTACGACTTCTCGGGGTACTCGGACATCGCGCTGGGCGTGGCGGCGCTGTTCGGCTTCAAGTTCCCGGAGAACTTCAACCGGCCCTATCTGGCGAAGAACCTGGGCGAGTTCTGGAACCGGTGGCACATGAGCCTGTCCACCTGGCTGCGGGACTACCTGTACCGGCCGCTGGGCGGCAACCGCGTGTCGAAGCCGCGCGTGCTGTTCAACCTGATGACGGTGATGGTGCTGGGCGGCCTGTGGCACGGGGCGGACTGGCGCTTCGCGGTGTGGGGCGCCGTGCACGGCGTGGCGCTGGGCGTGCTGCGTTGCTGGGAGTGGACGGTGGGCAAGCCGGAGAAGCCGGGCATCCCCCGCGTGGCGGTGGGCATGCTCGCGACGTTCACCATCGTCGTGCTCACGCGCGTCGTCTTCCGGGCGCCGGACATGACGCACGCGGGAGGGTTCTACGCGCGGATGCTGGCGGGTGTGCCGGGCATCGCCAACGTCAGCCCGCTGGTGTGGGGCATGCTCGCGGCGGCGGTGTTCTTCCACGCCACGCCCATGAAGCTCTACACCACGGCGTCGGAGCTGTTCGTCCGGCTGCCGGTGCCCGTGCGCGCGGTGGCCATCGTGCTGCTCGGCCTGGGCATCCGCCACCTGTCCGCGGTGGAGACGCGGCCGTACGTGTACCTCCAGTTCTGA
- a CDS encoding undecaprenyl-diphosphate phosphatase, with protein sequence MSLLEAIVLGLVQGLTEFLPISSTAHLRIAPELFGWRDPGAAYSAVIQLGTVAAVLIYFRKDIVSLTAAFFRQLVKKDPFGTVESRLAWFVLVGTLPIGVCGLAFKKVIETQFRSLYVISGSLIVLALILLVVEKRASHQRTLADMRWKDGILIGLWQALALIPGSSRSGTTLTGGLSLGLKREDAARYSFLLSIPATTLAGIFELKHLLEATERPSAVSLWVGTLVAFASGMAAIAWLLNYLRSRTTLVFVVYRVALGLLLLGLLQAGVLQPLSGVENVGAPTPTGKAPVEKQLND encoded by the coding sequence ATGAGCCTCCTCGAAGCCATCGTCCTGGGCCTGGTCCAGGGCCTCACTGAGTTCCTCCCCATCAGCTCCACCGCCCACCTGCGCATCGCGCCCGAGCTGTTCGGCTGGAGGGACCCGGGCGCGGCGTACTCGGCGGTCATCCAACTGGGCACCGTCGCGGCCGTGCTCATCTACTTCCGCAAGGACATCGTCTCGCTGACGGCGGCGTTCTTCCGGCAGCTCGTGAAGAAGGACCCGTTCGGCACCGTGGAGTCGCGCCTGGCGTGGTTCGTCCTGGTGGGGACGCTGCCCATCGGCGTGTGTGGCCTGGCCTTCAAGAAGGTCATCGAGACGCAGTTCCGTTCGCTCTACGTCATCTCCGGCAGCCTCATCGTCCTGGCGCTCATCCTGCTGGTGGTGGAGAAGCGCGCGTCGCACCAGCGCACGCTCGCGGACATGCGCTGGAAGGACGGCATCCTCATCGGCCTGTGGCAGGCGCTGGCGCTCATCCCGGGCTCGTCGCGCTCGGGCACCACGCTGACGGGCGGCCTGTCGCTGGGCCTCAAGCGCGAGGACGCGGCGCGCTACTCGTTCCTGCTGTCCATCCCCGCCACCACGCTGGCCGGCATCTTCGAGCTCAAGCACCTGCTGGAGGCCACCGAGCGCCCCTCCGCGGTGTCGCTGTGGGTGGGGACGCTGGTGGCGTTCGCGTCCGGCATGGCGGCCATCGCGTGGCTGCTGAACTACCTGCGCTCGCGCACCACGCTGGTGTTCGTGGTGTACCGCGTGGCGCTGGGCCTGCTGCTGCTCGGGTTGCTCCAGGCGGGCGTGCTCCAGCCGCTGTCCGGAGTGGAGAACGTGGGCGCGCCGACGCCGACCGGCAAGGCGCCGGTCGAGAAGCAGTTGAACGATTAG